A genomic segment from Polyangium mundeleinium encodes:
- a CDS encoding SDR family NAD(P)-dependent oxidoreductase: MDLHLKDKRALVTGSSSGIGAEVARFLAREGVEVVVHGRNAERARVVADEITTAGGRAVVAIGDLSTAEGLGSVIDAAARALGGIDILVNNAGGATNVAHASWFDAPLEEWLDDYKSNTLPAVRLVQAFVPGMRERRWGRVIQISSRNAISPHAQLGAYGASKAALNNFTLSLSKALAGTGVTSNGIMPGLIYTPALDGWFREIAAKQGLTDPAEGRAWVLKNAVHQTVDRLGMPADIAAAVCFLASPRTDFMTGTTFRIDGGATPTV, encoded by the coding sequence ATGGATCTGCACCTGAAAGACAAGCGCGCGCTCGTCACCGGGTCGAGCTCGGGCATTGGCGCGGAGGTGGCGCGATTCTTGGCGCGCGAGGGCGTCGAGGTCGTCGTGCACGGCCGCAATGCCGAACGCGCGCGGGTCGTCGCGGACGAGATCACCACGGCGGGAGGACGCGCGGTCGTTGCCATCGGGGACCTATCGACCGCCGAGGGTCTCGGCAGCGTCATCGACGCCGCCGCGCGCGCCTTGGGCGGCATCGACATCCTCGTCAACAATGCGGGCGGCGCGACGAACGTCGCCCACGCCTCGTGGTTCGACGCGCCGCTCGAAGAATGGCTCGACGACTACAAGAGCAACACGCTTCCCGCCGTGCGGCTCGTGCAGGCGTTCGTACCGGGCATGCGGGAGCGTCGGTGGGGCCGCGTCATCCAGATCTCGTCGCGCAATGCGATCTCCCCGCACGCGCAGCTCGGCGCTTACGGCGCATCGAAGGCGGCGCTCAACAACTTCACGCTGAGTTTGTCGAAGGCCCTGGCCGGCACGGGCGTGACGTCGAACGGCATCATGCCCGGCCTCATTTACACGCCCGCCCTCGATGGGTGGTTCCGCGAGATCGCCGCCAAGCAGGGATTGACGGATCCCGCCGAAGGGCGTGCGTGGGTGTTGAAGAACGCGGTTCATCAGACGGTGGATCGCCTCGGCATGCCGGCCGATATCGCTGCGGCCGTGTGTTTCCTCGCGAGTCCGCGGACGGACTTCATGACGGGCACGACCTTTCGCATCGACGGAGGGGCCACGCCCACGGTGTGA
- a CDS encoding cytochrome c: MRTALLGGLAMASAGCGEPSGGGEPVAGARAFPVEILGPPGTEVTVTLEVPAWLAARPALSLEVVADNVVAGEAAWVVVNDGAPIDLGASGLGIRRPFGGTGRGTIPLDAGVVKTGENRIAFRYARQVPDVSGFRVLGLLIRAPDDAGSRVELDLPWEDPATWTAPLTDPAAVEQGRAYFTAISRDGGPTCARCHADDGADLAVFAFSNHSIEARAEHHLFSPEEAAAIASYIRSLPVAPAGRVHDPPFQPGPGMRGEAGAGYDAVLADDAALGAALFPDGLPAEPAWETLASLDTSQLPSPASAPTWLRWLPRKIDSGWFTRAGGLLASTEAALADPGALSDALAFQSAAIQIGKELLIEEGDHQGRIELLRYAAVKLWAWQRAHGGYEGPDHGFPDGGPAFPYEVGFAFFEAGIAEAVPHAMAQALSWWVAQIAVNPGRGFSNGERPLNWRDVLRVAEDAGQGPSTLTFFHLLGSWEESRGALADDFGTAQGPVRLLAVPLLHVDAATCEALLRRFFLREAAFLAEGGSLSPNHHTLLANAWQSVCGELSAAQRQGLRAVAPVEIAPDLTACQENSP; this comes from the coding sequence ATGCGCACCGCGCTGCTCGGAGGGCTCGCAATGGCGAGCGCCGGGTGCGGCGAGCCCTCGGGCGGAGGTGAGCCCGTGGCCGGAGCGCGTGCATTCCCGGTCGAGATCCTCGGCCCGCCGGGGACCGAGGTCACGGTCACGCTCGAGGTGCCGGCCTGGCTGGCGGCGCGCCCGGCCCTTTCGCTCGAGGTGGTGGCGGACAACGTCGTGGCAGGGGAGGCGGCGTGGGTTGTGGTGAACGACGGGGCGCCGATCGACCTCGGCGCGTCGGGCCTGGGGATCCGCCGCCCCTTCGGCGGGACGGGACGCGGCACGATCCCGCTCGACGCCGGCGTGGTGAAGACGGGCGAAAACCGGATTGCCTTCAGGTATGCCCGCCAGGTGCCCGACGTCTCGGGCTTCCGCGTCCTCGGCCTTTTGATCCGCGCGCCCGACGACGCGGGGAGCCGGGTCGAGCTCGATCTCCCGTGGGAGGACCCGGCCACGTGGACCGCCCCCCTCACCGATCCCGCGGCGGTGGAGCAGGGGCGCGCCTATTTCACGGCCATCTCGCGCGACGGCGGCCCGACCTGCGCCCGCTGCCACGCCGACGACGGCGCGGATCTCGCCGTCTTCGCCTTCTCGAACCACAGCATCGAGGCGCGCGCGGAGCACCACCTGTTCTCCCCCGAGGAGGCGGCAGCCATTGCGAGTTATATCCGCTCCTTGCCGGTCGCTCCCGCGGGGCGGGTCCATGATCCGCCGTTTCAACCCGGACCCGGCATGCGTGGCGAAGCGGGGGCCGGGTATGACGCGGTCCTTGCCGACGACGCTGCGCTCGGCGCGGCCCTCTTCCCGGACGGCCTCCCCGCCGAGCCCGCCTGGGAAACGCTCGCCTCGCTCGATACCTCGCAGCTCCCGAGCCCGGCCTCCGCGCCGACCTGGCTGCGCTGGCTCCCGCGCAAGATCGATTCAGGCTGGTTCACGCGCGCCGGCGGGCTCCTCGCCAGCACCGAGGCGGCGCTCGCCGATCCCGGGGCGCTCTCCGACGCGCTCGCCTTCCAGTCGGCGGCGATCCAGATCGGCAAGGAGCTCCTGATCGAGGAGGGGGACCATCAAGGGCGAATCGAGCTTCTCCGCTACGCCGCGGTGAAGCTGTGGGCCTGGCAGCGCGCGCACGGCGGCTACGAGGGCCCGGACCACGGCTTCCCCGACGGCGGCCCGGCCTTCCCCTACGAGGTGGGCTTCGCCTTCTTCGAGGCCGGGATCGCCGAAGCGGTGCCGCATGCCATGGCGCAGGCGCTCTCGTGGTGGGTCGCGCAGATCGCGGTCAATCCGGGGCGAGGGTTTTCGAATGGCGAACGGCCCCTCAACTGGCGCGACGTCCTCCGGGTCGCGGAGGACGCCGGGCAAGGGCCGTCCACCCTGACCTTCTTCCACCTCCTCGGGAGCTGGGAAGAATCCCGCGGGGCCCTCGCGGACGACTTCGGCACCGCGCAGGGGCCCGTGCGCCTGCTCGCCGTGCCCCTCCTCCACGTGGACGCGGCGACGTGCGAGGCGCTCCTCCGCCGGTTTTTCCTGCGTGAGGCCGCGTTCCTCGCCGAGGGCGGCTCGCTTTCGCCCAATCATCACACGCTCCTTGCAAACGCCTGGCAGAGCGTCTGCGGGGAGCTCTCGGCCGCGCAGCGTCAGGGGCTGCGCGCCGTCGCGCCGGTCGAAATCGCGCCGGACCTCACCGCCTGCCAGGAGAACTCGCCATGA